The following is a genomic window from Candidatus Riesia pediculischaeffi.
CTCTCCAGGAGGATGGTCAAGTTATGCCTCCCAAGTAGCTGGTATTTCAGGAAAAATTATATCATGTGATTTAAAACCGATGAATTTGATTAAAAACGTTCATTTTTTTCAAGGTGATGTATTTCAGGAAAGTACAATAATTAGATTATCGAAAAGTTTAGAGCTTCCTGCTCATGTTGTACTATCAGATATGTGTCCAAATATCACCGGAAAATCGGTGGTAGATTCTCAAAGATGTTTGCTTCTCTTTGAGAGAGTGATAGAAATTTGTAGATCGCTGTTAATTACAGGTGGAGATTGTGTTATGAAGGTATTTCATGGAGCAAAATTTTCAGAACAGTGTGAAGAAATCAGAAAAAATTTTTCAGAATTATATATCCGAAAACCACGTTCTTCGTTAAAAAGTTCGAATGAGGTTTACATCGTTGCAAAAAGATTTAGAGA
Proteins encoded in this region:
- a CDS encoding SAM-dependent methyltransferase — translated: MFNQKKKVRSRAWFKLYEIQKKDGVLFSGMRAVDLGSSPGGWSSYASQVAGISGKIISCDLKPMNLIKNVHFFQGDVFQESTIIRLSKSLELPAHVVLSDMCPNITGKSVVDSQRCLLLFERVIEICRSLLITGGDCVMKVFHGAKFSEQCEEIRKNFSELYIRKPRSSLKSSNEVYIVAKRFRENHGYCHKN